GTGACACCTACCGGATCATCTGAAAATATGACTTTGTCATTGACCTTTTCGCTTTCAGAATAAGGATGATGAGTTGTGAAAACATAGCATTCTTTGCCCTGGTATGGCCACTTGCCAAAATCACGAATCTGCCTGTAGGTTTTGTGTCCCATGAGCAGAGTATCTGTTTTGGCAAGGAAACTGTCAAAATCATATTCATCTTCTTCCAGCAGCCAGTCGACGTTTCCGTCTTCACCTGCAATATAGCCATCAAGGCTACATGTTATCAGTAATATTACCTCACGCATTTAAACCCCATTTCTAATTAGGTGTCTAATTATATTTGCTTAATGGCTATGGTAAATGTGGAAATTGAAATGAAAAAAGGAATATTATTCCTTCTTCCTCGAAAATACAAATGCAATTCCAATTATTGTCAGCATTGGTAAAACCATTGTTGAAAACTCTGGTATTGCTTCATTATCGACAACTTCAGTTAGATCATAACAACAAACAGACTCATGTTGCTCACAATACATAGTTGCAGAATTGGTAATAGTACCACATGCTGTTGCTTTAGTTGTAACAAAAAAAGTTACAGTCTCATCAGGAGATAGAATTCCAATATCCATGCTTACACAGTTTGTGCTTGAATTGAATTCACAGTCAGGTGCAGATACAAAAGTCAACTTAGAAGGAAGAACATTGATAATTGAAACGTTTGTAAGTTCAATGTTTCCTGTATTCTGCAAAGTGATCTCGTAAATGAGTTCAGAACCAGGTGAGGTTTTATCTATATTGTCTGTGATAGAGAAAATAAGCTCCGGTTCTTCAGAGATCTCTTTTACAATTATGCTGATAGTTTGCGAATCTGTTGACCCATAGTCGTCATTAACATCAAATATCACACTGTATACACCTGCATCATTGTGACCCGTAACCCATGAGCCTTCACCGGTTTTATTATCAAAATTCCGGAACAGGTCTTTTCGTGAACAATTAAATAGTGGCACATCACCATCAAGGTCGTCAGAGTCTGCATTTACATAAACGACTTCCCCTTCAGTAACTTCTATACTTGAAAGTCCCGTTATTGTGACAGGGTTATTGTCCAATTGAACATTTGATGAAATGGGTCTTGATAGTGTATTCTTGCTTTTGTTGAAAGCATAGACGACTATAGAAGATGTTCCGTGTGGATCTAACGGTGTGTCATTGAAATAATGATGTGTTGTTGCGTTATGCCAGATACCATTTACACTGACGTTGAATGAATCTGTATTTACGCCAGAATTCCACGACCAATTCACATAGAAGTTACCTTTATCATAAGACAGATCAGTTGGCATTGATACTGTGTCCTGATAAGTAAATTGTAAATATGGATAGCCATCGTTAATATCGGGGTTAATGGACCATATGTTATCAAAATCCCAGTTAACATAAGTGTTTGATGCATGTGGATAAGTCATTTCAGAAGTTGTTCGGCCTATGCCTAATACACTAGATGTTTGATTGGATGTGTTTATGTCCCAGTATGAATTTGTTACAGCACCGTACCACATGTTTCCAATAAGACCACCAACTTTACTGCAGGCACTTGATACATATCCGTTAGAATATGAATTTACAGTATGACCACCATGACTTTCTTGTGAACCAATAAGTCCTCCAACATAATCTATACCTATAACATCACACAAAGAATATGAATTATTCAGATCTAAATTCTCGGCTCTGCCAATTAGACCACCTGCATAATTGTTGCCGAAAACATTTCCTTCAGAGCAAACACAGTTAATATCTGAATTAAAGGACGCCCCTACGAAACCACCGCTATTTTCACCAGTACCTGTTACGTTACCTGTAAAATAAGAATCATTGAGGTAAGAATTTATTTGAACTCCGACAAGACCGCCTACATTATCGATTCCATACACATTTCCAGTTGAATATGAAAGCTTAATGTTCCCATTTTCTATTCGACCAACAAGACCACCTGTATCAGTATCATTGCCCTGTACTGTTCCAGTAGAATATGATTCTATTACAGAGGCCCATTGTGAAGAACCAATTAACCCTCCAACCTGACTTTGACCTTTAACATCGCAGGATGAATAAGAATCTTCTACTGCACAAGAAGTTGGAGAAGTATGTCTTTGCACTCCTACAAGACCACCTACACCTGCGACAC
The sequence above is a segment of the uncultured Methanolobus sp. genome. Coding sequences within it:
- a CDS encoding dihydrofolate reductase family protein codes for the protein MREVILLITCSLDGYIAGEDGNVDWLLEEDEYDFDSFLAKTDTLLMGHKTYRQIRDFGKWPYQGKECYVFTTHHPYSESEKVNDKVIFSDDPVGVTENLILGTGGFIWVVGGSSIISPLLNRGLIRELRIAVQPIILGKGIPLFRDIKKNIRLDLSSSKEYGSGIIELVYHLHKE
- a CDS encoding GLUG motif-containing protein, which encodes MKYNRAASYVLVNDVDASDTINWNDGAGFESIGTMTSAFTGNFDGQGHKVTGLYIYRPDKECVGLFGATLNSTVKNTEMEDVNITGRNYVGSLVGAQSQSSSISNSQVSGNITGFYNEVYFSSNHIGGLVGYSRGNTRIINSKSFVNVKGTKNIGGLVGYAIDGTIEECSSISNVKGDTFVGGLAGFSYYIKIDNSYSCGKVDGVAGVGGLVGVQRHTSPTSCAVEDSYSSCDVKGQSQVGGLIGSSQWASVIESYSTGTVQGNDTDTGGLVGRIENGNIKLSYSTGNVYGIDNVGGLVGVQINSYLNDSYFTGNVTGTGENSGGFVGASFNSDINCVCSEGNVFGNNYAGGLIGRAENLDLNNSYSLCDVIGIDYVGGLIGSQESHGGHTVNSYSNGYVSSACSKVGGLIGNMWYGAVTNSYWDINTSNQTSSVLGIGRTTSEMTYPHASNTYVNWDFDNIWSINPDINDGYPYLQFTYQDTVSMPTDLSYDKGNFYVNWSWNSGVNTDSFNVSVNGIWHNATTHHYFNDTPLDPHGTSSIVVYAFNKSKNTLSRPISSNVQLDNNPVTITGLSSIEVTEGEVVYVNADSDDLDGDVPLFNCSRKDLFRNFDNKTGEGSWVTGHNDAGVYSVIFDVNDDYGSTDSQTISIIVKEISEEPELIFSITDNIDKTSPGSELIYEITLQNTGNIELTNVSIINVLPSKLTFVSAPDCEFNSSTNCVSMDIGILSPDETVTFFVTTKATACGTITNSATMYCEQHESVCCYDLTEVVDNEAIPEFSTMVLPMLTIIGIAFVFSRKKE